In Fusobacterium perfoetens, the sequence TTGATGTTTTATCATTATAACTTTTACAGCTCTTTGTATTATAAGGGGGATCTATATAAATCATTTTTATTTTTCCTGAAAATTTTTCAAATTCAGTACTTTTTAAAATATCGTAGTTATCCCCTATGTAAATTTTATTTTTCATATCTTATTTTCCTTTAGGTCTTGTGAATATATAAATTGTTTTTTAATAATAATTTATATTTTTCATTTAGTTTAACATATTTTCAAGATAATAGCAATAGCAAAATTGATATAGTATATTTAATTAAAAAGAATTATATAAAAATAAAAGAAGAAATTTCTTTTTCTGAATAATAAAAAAGTGTATTGGTACGATTTTAAAAATATTTTTTGAAAAGCTTGCTAATTAGAGTATAATTGTAATGGAAAAAATAAAAAAGTTACCAATTAGGGAGGAATTTATGTATAAATATCTGTTTGGACCAGTACCTTCAAGAAGACTTGGAATATCTTTAGGACTTGATTTAGTAGCACCAAAAACTTGTAATATGAACTGTGTATTCTGTGAATGTGGAGTTACTCAAGAACTTACAACTGAAAGAAAATCATATATAGATGTAGAGGAAGCAAAAAAAGAGATAAAAGATATATTAAAAACAGTAAAACCTGATTGTATAACTTTTTCAGGAGATGGAGAGCCTACTCTTAGCAGTGATCTTGGTGAGATGATAAACTGGATTAAAGATAATACAGATGTAAATGTTGTTGTTATTACAAATTCAGGGCTTTTACATGATAAAAAAGTAAGAGATGAAATTAAAAGAGCAGATATTGTTATTCCTACACTTAATAGTGCAATAGAACTTACAATGAAAAAAATAAACAGACCTAAAGCAAGTATATCTTTAAAAGAAATAGAAGAGGGAATAAAAGCTTTAGGGGAAGAGTTTACAGGAAAAATATATCTTGAAACATTTATCATAGAAGGAATAAATGACTCTGAGGAAGAACTTAATGCCCTTTATAGTTTTCTTAAAGATGTAAAGTATACAAAGCTTCAGCTTAACAGACTTGACAGACCTGGAACAGAAAAATGGGTTCAGCCTGCTTCATTTGAAAGACTTGATTTTATAAAAAAATATCTTGAAGAAAAAGGTCTTCATGATGTTGAAAT encodes:
- a CDS encoding radical SAM protein, whose protein sequence is MYKYLFGPVPSRRLGISLGLDLVAPKTCNMNCVFCECGVTQELTTERKSYIDVEEAKKEIKDILKTVKPDCITFSGDGEPTLSSDLGEMINWIKDNTDVNVVVITNSGLLHDKKVRDEIKRADIVIPTLNSAIELTMKKINRPKASISLKEIEEGIKALGEEFTGKIYLETFIIEGINDSEEELNALYSFLKDVKYTKLQLNRLDRPGTEKWVQPASFERLDFIKKYLEEKGLHDVEILGKFHIAEQEKIEKNDELVENMKSKRVYSEEELNAIYK